A genome region from Salvia splendens isolate huo1 chromosome 19, SspV2, whole genome shotgun sequence includes the following:
- the LOC121778524 gene encoding DNA cross-link repair 1A protein-like translates to MAPPSKSKFNTISPSSSKFLNIALDDDDFQEYPSPSPSAAPRTRSILPLKPSNLRANRPSKPLKRRKPANLEKENRNFAEADSDLGCGLDSIEPTLDLLNDKRVSYCTRADNVVESRNLEPIREDDEVNCREEASEGSSRLDVLLKLCADVDETGSDGAGDDLKCDVVISCPLCGADLSELSDDERQIHTNECLDNVEAPADVAAGDDDAGAYRCPGQVLDGSPLKPVTTDVDVSPVVEWLRNLGLGKYAEIFVRQEIDWDALQTLEEEDLCHIGITTLGPRKKILHALSKLRSDLTRTVEPKTNPSGSVPDETKLGMNKLITDFFSGPRPVKRAETGTNGQSSVPRSKANTSNTRTEKKDHLRNGKQKDVPSWCGIPGTQFHVDGFKYLRRDCSHYFLTHFHLDHYQGLTKSFSHGVIYCSLITAKLVNLKLGIPWANIQVLPLREKINIAGTNITCFDANHCPGAIIILFEPPNGKPVLHTGDFRFCEEMTELFNFQACPVHTLILDTTYCNPQYDFPKQEAIIQFVIDAIRAEAFNPKTLFLIGSYTIGKERVFLEVAKALHKKVYVTAAKLRILECLGFKQEDMQWFTTNEQESHIHVVPMWSIASFKRLDHMAKHYMGRFSLIVAFSPTGWSFGKGKKSTGRRWQKGTMIRYEVPYSEHSSFMELKEFVKLISPANIIPSVNNHGPDSQNAMVSQLLS, encoded by the exons ATGGCGCCCCCTTCCAAATCAAAATTCAACACTATTTCCCCATCCTCTTCAAAATTTCTCAATATCGCATTGGATGATGACGATTTCCAAGAATACCCTTCCCCATCTCCCTCCGCCGCTCCCAGAACCAGGTCAATCCTGCCGCTTAAACCAAGCAATTTGAGGGCTAATCGCCCATCGAAACCGCTGAAAAGACGGAAACCGGCGAATCTCGAGAAGGAAAATCGTAACTTTGCTGAAGCAGATTCAGATTTGGGTTGTGGGCTGGACTCAATCGAACCGACACTTGATTTGTTGAATGATAAAAGAGTTAGCTATTGCACTCGCGCTGATAATGTGGTTGAGTCGAGAAATTTAGAGCCAATCAGAGAAGATGATGAAGTAAACTGCCGCGAAGAAGCTTCGGAAGGAAGCTCGCGGCTCGATGTGCTGCTCAAGCTTTGTGCTGATGTGGATGAGACGGGTAGTGATGGCGCTGGCGATGATTTGAAATGTGATGTTGTGATTTCATGCCCTCTCTGTGGGGCTGATTTATCGGAGTTGAGCGATGATGAGAGGCAGATTCACACAAATGAGTGCCTGGATAATGTGGAGGCCCCTGCTGAT GTGGCTGCCGGTGATGATGACGCAGGAGCTTATCGGTGTCCTGGCCAAGTACTCGATGGTTCTCCTCTAAAACCTGTGACAACTGATGTGGATGTTTCTCCAGTTGTAGAGTGGCTACGCAACTTGGGCCTTGGAAAATATGCAGAAATTTTTGTAAGACAAGAGATTGACTGGGATGCACTTCAAACACTGGAAGAAGAG GATCTGTGTCACATTGGCATTACAACACTTGGTCCAAGGAAAAAAATTCttcatgctctcagcaagctaaGGAGTGACTTGACCAGGACGGTGGAACCAAAGACAAATCCCTCAGGAAGTGTACCAGATGAAACTAAACTAGGCATGAACAAGTTAATAACAGATTTTTTTTCGGGTCCTCGCCCTGTTAAAAGAGCTGAAACTGGTACTAATGGACAAAGTAGTGTTCCGAGAAGTAAGGCAAATACTAGCAATACGAGAACAGAAAAGAAAGATCATCTAAGAAACGGGAAACAGAAAGATGTTCCTTCGTGGTGTGGCATTCCTGGTACACAATTTCATGTG GATGGCTTTAAGTATCTAAGAAGGGATTGTTCTCATTATTTTCTCACTCACTTCCATTTAGATC ATTATCAAGGACTTACGAAGTCCTTCAGTCATGGAGTGATATATTGCTCCCTAATTACAGCAAAGCTAGTCAATCTGAAACTTGGAATTCCATGGGCTAATATTCAAGTTTTGCCTCTCCGCGAAAAGATAAATATTGCAGGCACGAATATAACTTGCTTTGACGCTAATCACTGCCCTGGTGCGatcataatattatttgaaCCACCTAATGGTAAG CCTGTATTACACACTGGTGATTTTCGATTCTGTGAGGAAATGACAGAGCTGTTCAATTTTCAAGCTTGTCCAGTCCACACTCTCATCCTTGACACAACCTACTGCAATCCCCAG TATGACTTTCCGAAACAGGAGGCCATAATCCAGTTTGTCATTGATGCCATCCGAGCTGAAGCTTTCAACCCAAAGACCTTGTTTCTAATTGGCAGCTATACCATTG GAAAAGAAAGGGTGTTTCTAGAGGTTGCTAAAGCACTGCACAAGAAAGTCTACGTCACTGCTGCAAAACTACGAATCTTGGAATGTCTTGGATTCAAACAAGAAGATATGCAATGGTTCACCACAAATGAACAGGAGAGCCATATTCACGTCGTTCCCATGTGGAGTATTGCCAGTTTCAAGAGACTAGACCATATGGCTAAACATTACATG GGTCGGTTTAGTCTGATAGTTGCATTTTCGCCTACTGGTTGGTCATTCGGGAAAGGAAAGAAGTCGACTGGGAGAAGGTGGCAGAAGGGCACCATGATAAG ATACGAGGTACCATACAGCGAACACAGCAGCTTCATGGAGCTGAAGGAGTTCGTAAAATTGATATCTCCTGCAAACATCATCCCGAGCGTGAACAATCACGGCCCAGATTCGCAGAATGCAATGGTATCCCAACTCTTGTCTTAA